Proteins co-encoded in one Streptomyces roseochromogenus subsp. oscitans DS 12.976 genomic window:
- a CDS encoding sugar dehydrogenase complex small subunit produces MSDATDFRALSELLTGEGRLNAQRADDYRVRLTAAFPADVPRLLDAYRTVTSQDDPGKALVDAVNADPALARLTRETITVWYTAQFTRPDGKPDAPGTPAQYQDGLIWRVIEAHPPSFAPQPPAPSGYGYWTDHP; encoded by the coding sequence ATGAGTGACGCCACCGACTTCCGGGCGCTGTCCGAACTGCTCACCGGCGAGGGCAGGCTGAACGCCCAGCGCGCCGACGACTACCGTGTGCGCCTCACCGCTGCCTTCCCCGCCGACGTGCCGCGGCTGCTCGACGCCTACCGCACTGTCACGAGCCAGGACGACCCGGGCAAGGCTCTGGTTGACGCGGTCAACGCCGACCCAGCCCTTGCACGGCTCACCCGGGAGACCATCACCGTCTGGTACACCGCCCAGTTCACCCGGCCGGACGGCAAACCCGACGCCCCGGGCACACCCGCCCAGTACCAGGACGGCCTGATCTGGCGTGTCATCGAGGCCCACCCGCCGTCCTTCGCTCCCCAGCCGCCGGCGCCGAGCGGCTACGGCTACTGGACCGACCACCCGTGA
- a CDS encoding GMC family oxidoreductase → MNPQYDVVIVGGGAAGALTACRIKSAKPDARILLLDAGNNGTAKPDRDAFVAAYQTAAIKNVPSPYAGLDNNRLGYAPSSDGAPDPVAMNRYYVETGPDLYESGFQRMLGGSTWAWRGNTPRFLPNDFQLKTNYGVGADWPIAYADLEPYYVQAEAELGVSGNDDEWVGLTPRSAPYPMPGMAPSYGDELVRAALADIGPIDGVPVTVVTTPQARNSEEYRDRSACQGNSSCIPVCPSGAKYDAGFHIGLARDRLGVEIRTACVVTRLLPRPGNLAPTVVFRDWTTADKAEQQVDAQHVVVAVNAIETPKLWLLSGLDNRSDQVGRNLMDHLANEIVGLFGQPVFPFRGPQSALGIDTFRDGDFRRNNGAFRMTIGNDGWGRTEPPAVALAHFMWDDANKRIKLTGQPLQQAIRDRVTRQLRISFSTEQLPDPANRVTLSDERDALDIPRPKIAYRIDDYSKRALAYGHSVARRMWQHLEDTAGATEVSPLQPDLRFLGAGHLMGTMRMGTGPSASVVDPTGQSHAHRGVWVVGSSVFPTCGTANPTLTLSALTLRTADALAATL, encoded by the coding sequence ATGAACCCCCAGTACGACGTCGTGATCGTCGGCGGCGGAGCGGCCGGAGCCCTCACCGCCTGCCGGATCAAGAGCGCCAAGCCGGACGCCCGGATCCTGCTCCTCGACGCCGGCAACAACGGCACCGCCAAGCCCGACCGTGACGCGTTCGTCGCGGCCTACCAGACCGCCGCGATCAAGAACGTCCCCTCCCCGTACGCGGGCCTCGACAACAACCGGCTCGGCTACGCCCCCTCCTCGGACGGGGCCCCCGATCCGGTGGCGATGAACCGCTACTACGTAGAGACCGGCCCGGACCTGTACGAGAGCGGCTTCCAGCGCATGCTCGGCGGCAGCACCTGGGCCTGGCGCGGCAACACCCCGCGCTTCCTGCCCAACGACTTCCAGCTCAAGACCAACTACGGCGTCGGCGCGGACTGGCCGATCGCCTATGCGGACCTCGAGCCGTACTACGTCCAGGCCGAGGCCGAACTCGGGGTGTCCGGCAACGACGACGAGTGGGTCGGCCTCACCCCGCGCAGCGCCCCGTACCCGATGCCCGGCATGGCGCCCAGCTACGGCGACGAGCTCGTCCGCGCCGCGCTCGCCGACATCGGACCGATCGACGGCGTACCGGTCACCGTGGTCACCACTCCGCAGGCCCGCAACTCCGAAGAGTACCGGGACCGTTCGGCCTGCCAGGGCAACAGCAGCTGCATCCCGGTCTGCCCCTCCGGTGCCAAGTACGACGCGGGCTTCCACATCGGCCTGGCCCGCGATCGGCTCGGCGTCGAGATCCGCACCGCCTGCGTCGTCACCCGGCTCCTCCCACGCCCCGGAAACCTGGCCCCCACCGTGGTCTTCCGGGACTGGACCACCGCCGACAAGGCCGAGCAGCAGGTGGACGCGCAGCACGTCGTCGTAGCCGTCAACGCCATCGAGACCCCCAAGCTCTGGCTGCTGTCCGGCCTCGACAACCGCAGCGACCAGGTCGGCCGCAACCTGATGGACCACCTCGCCAACGAGATCGTCGGCCTGTTCGGCCAGCCGGTCTTCCCCTTCCGCGGCCCGCAGTCCGCCCTCGGCATCGACACCTTCCGCGACGGCGACTTCCGCCGTAACAACGGCGCCTTCCGCATGACCATCGGCAACGACGGCTGGGGCCGCACCGAGCCGCCAGCCGTCGCGCTCGCCCACTTCATGTGGGACGACGCCAACAAGCGGATCAAACTCACCGGCCAGCCGCTCCAGCAGGCCATCCGGGACCGCGTCACCCGCCAACTGAGGATCAGCTTCTCCACCGAGCAGCTCCCGGACCCGGCCAACCGCGTCACCCTCTCCGACGAACGCGACGCCCTGGACATCCCCCGCCCGAAAATCGCCTACCGCATCGACGACTACTCCAAACGGGCCCTCGCCTACGGCCACAGCGTCGCCCGCCGGATGTGGCAGCACCTGGAGGACACCGCCGGAGCCACCGAGGTCAGCCCCTTGCAGCCGGACCTCCGTTTCCTCGGCGCCGGCCACCTCATGGGCACCATGCGCATGGGCACCGGCCCGTCGGCCTCCGTGGTCGACCCCACCGGCCAGTCCCACGCCCACCGCGGTGTCTGGGTCGTCGGCTCGTCCGTGTTCCCCACCTGCGGAACCGCCAACCCCACCCTCACCCTCTCCGCCCTCACCCTGCGCACCGCCGACGCCCTCGCCGCCACCCTGTGA
- a CDS encoding histidine phosphatase family protein, with protein MTITTRLVLARHGEAQCNVDGLVGGPLTCTGLTVRGREQTRRLATRLTAEHRTGPGFDVLYAGPRARLQESGRILATALDLPLLTDPGLDGPRHGQADGRPWRDVEAEFQGRPAASPDLPWSPGSDTWNGYLLRAGRALTALLERHAGQSILLAGHGETIHAACHLLLELSPSTSSRIDFGTEHACLTRFHLHHDPYGRRFWTLAALNDTAHLQQPVADRDS; from the coding sequence GTGACCATCACGACCAGGCTGGTCCTGGCCCGCCACGGCGAAGCCCAGTGCAACGTCGACGGCCTCGTCGGCGGCCCGCTGACCTGCACTGGACTCACCGTCCGGGGCCGCGAGCAGACCCGCCGACTCGCCACCCGCCTCACCGCAGAACACCGCACCGGGCCCGGCTTCGACGTCCTGTACGCCGGCCCCAGAGCCAGGCTCCAGGAGAGCGGACGGATCCTCGCCACCGCCCTCGATCTACCGCTGCTCACCGACCCGGGTCTCGACGGTCCCCGCCACGGGCAGGCCGACGGGCGGCCGTGGCGCGACGTCGAAGCCGAGTTCCAGGGTCGCCCTGCCGCCAGCCCCGACCTGCCGTGGTCGCCCGGCTCTGACACCTGGAACGGCTACCTGCTCCGCGCCGGCCGCGCCTTGACGGCGCTGCTGGAACGGCACGCTGGCCAGAGCATCCTCCTCGCCGGCCACGGTGAGACCATCCACGCCGCCTGCCACCTGTTGCTGGAACTCAGCCCCTCCACGTCATCCCGCATCGACTTCGGCACCGAGCACGCCTGCCTCACCCGCTTCCACCTCCACCACGACCCCTACGGCCGCCGCTTCTGGACCCTCGCCGCCCTCAACGACACCGCCCACCTCCAACAGCCGGTCGCCGACCGGGACAGTTGA
- a CDS encoding ABC transporter permease: MNPAVPTWAGVAASAALIALTIAVAWHGRLRLGRDITVAAVRAALQLAAVGALLLLVFRHTGLTGAIGWLGIMVLIAGQVAARRTPALPKALPTATAAITIGTAATMGTLLALGVIATQARVVIPVGGMVVSGAMQATALALTRLHDEVRTARPAIEARLSLGLAATDAFAPHQRTIVRTALIPALDSTKTVGVISLPGAMTGLILAGVDPFTAIRYQIVVMYMLLAAAALAALIAVRLSERALFDDAHRLRPLAAQSAGS; the protein is encoded by the coding sequence GTGAACCCCGCCGTCCCCACCTGGGCGGGAGTCGCCGCCTCCGCTGCCCTCATCGCCCTCACCATCGCCGTGGCCTGGCACGGACGCCTCCGACTGGGCCGCGACATCACCGTCGCCGCCGTCCGCGCCGCCCTCCAACTCGCCGCCGTCGGCGCCCTGCTGCTCCTGGTCTTCCGCCACACCGGGCTGACGGGCGCCATCGGCTGGCTCGGCATCATGGTCCTCATCGCCGGGCAGGTCGCCGCCCGCCGCACCCCGGCCCTGCCCAAAGCCCTCCCCACCGCGACCGCCGCGATCACCATCGGCACGGCCGCGACCATGGGCACTCTGCTCGCCCTCGGCGTGATCGCCACCCAGGCCCGCGTCGTCATCCCGGTCGGCGGCATGGTCGTCTCCGGCGCCATGCAGGCCACCGCCCTCGCCCTGACCCGCCTCCACGACGAGGTCCGCACCGCCCGCCCCGCCATCGAGGCCCGCCTCAGCCTCGGCCTCGCCGCCACCGACGCCTTCGCCCCGCACCAGCGCACCATCGTCCGCACCGCTCTGATCCCCGCCCTCGACTCCACCAAGACCGTTGGCGTCATCAGCCTGCCCGGGGCCATGACCGGTCTCATCCTCGCTGGAGTCGACCCCTTCACAGCGATCCGCTACCAGATCGTCGTGATGTACATGCTTCTCGCCGCCGCAGCGCTGGCCGCGCTCATCGCCGTACGGCTCTCCGAACGCGCCTTGTTCGACGACGCGCACCGGCTGCGCCCGCTCGCCGCACAGTCCGCCGGCAGCTGA
- a CDS encoding ABC transporter ATP-binding protein yields MVTVGEEPIQTTAFALDQVTVRRGDATLLEEITCAIPASACTALVGPSGAGKTTLLRLLNRLEEPTTGTVTFQDRPLPAWNVLTLRRRVTLVGQQPVLLTDTVMDDLRVGRPDLDRHEAATLLDRAHLPAAYLDRPTTNLSGGEAQRVCLARALAVTPQALLLDEPTSALDAVGTAAVEGVVRDLVADGLTVVLVSHNTAQARRVSDHVLVLDHGHLVDQGEAHRVDYLKEYA; encoded by the coding sequence ATGGTGACAGTCGGAGAAGAGCCCATACAGACGACTGCGTTCGCCTTGGACCAGGTCACGGTCCGGCGTGGCGACGCGACCCTGCTGGAGGAGATCACCTGCGCCATCCCCGCCTCGGCCTGCACCGCCCTGGTCGGACCGAGCGGCGCGGGCAAGACCACCCTCCTGCGCCTCCTCAACCGCCTCGAAGAACCCACGACCGGAACCGTCACCTTCCAGGACCGCCCCCTGCCGGCCTGGAACGTCCTCACCCTGCGCCGCCGCGTCACCCTCGTTGGCCAGCAACCCGTCCTGCTCACCGACACCGTCATGGACGACCTGCGCGTCGGCCGCCCCGACCTCGACCGCCACGAGGCGGCGACCCTCCTCGACCGCGCCCACCTGCCCGCCGCCTACCTCGATCGCCCCACCACGAACCTCTCCGGCGGCGAAGCCCAACGCGTCTGCCTGGCCCGGGCCCTGGCCGTCACCCCCCAGGCGCTGCTCCTGGACGAACCCACCTCCGCACTCGACGCAGTCGGCACCGCAGCCGTCGAGGGCGTCGTACGCGATCTGGTCGCCGACGGTCTGACCGTGGTCCTGGTCAGCCACAACACCGCACAGGCACGCCGCGTCTCCGACCACGTCCTCGTCCTCGACCACGGTCACCTCGTCGACCAGGGCGAGGCCCACCGGGTCGACTACCTAAAGGAGTACGCGTGA
- a CDS encoding YncE family protein, translating into MIRHLSPRTLLVLAAGLVLAAIAAVAGVLLTRGGDKPPKEALPLRQVKEISLPGDSSRFDYASLDPGRGLLFIAHLGASQVIEVDTHADKVVRTIYDLPGVHGVLVVPALHRVYATASDANQVAAIDETTGKVLHRSPTGGTPDGLAYDPVHNRVWTTNESGGSETVVDAGSGAVRGTVPLGGEAGNVAYAPITRQMLVDVQTRNELAVIDPTTLHITRRVPLPGCDHDHGLTLDSADRLAFVACDGNARLLTLDLATWRVTGTDEVGQDPDVLAYDAPARHLYVAAESGWVTTADTHDRHLTVTGRAHLADGAHVVAVDPTTHLSYYPVPHGSGGHPALLVYRPGT; encoded by the coding sequence ATGATCCGTCACCTCAGCCCCCGCACCCTGCTCGTCCTGGCCGCCGGCCTGGTCCTCGCGGCCATTGCAGCCGTGGCCGGCGTACTGCTCACCCGGGGCGGCGACAAGCCACCCAAGGAGGCGCTGCCGCTGCGCCAGGTGAAGGAGATCTCCCTGCCGGGCGACAGTTCCCGCTTCGACTACGCCAGCCTCGACCCCGGCCGCGGCCTGCTGTTCATCGCCCACCTCGGTGCGAGCCAGGTCATCGAGGTGGACACCCACGCGGACAAGGTCGTGAGGACCATCTACGACCTGCCCGGCGTCCATGGCGTGCTGGTGGTCCCCGCCCTGCACCGGGTGTACGCCACCGCCAGTGACGCAAACCAGGTCGCGGCCATCGACGAGACCACCGGCAAGGTCCTGCACCGCAGTCCCACCGGCGGCACTCCGGACGGGCTGGCCTACGACCCCGTGCACAACAGGGTGTGGACCACCAATGAGTCCGGCGGCTCGGAGACCGTCGTCGACGCCGGCAGCGGAGCGGTCCGCGGCACGGTGCCCCTGGGCGGCGAGGCCGGCAACGTCGCCTACGCCCCCATCACCCGGCAGATGCTCGTCGACGTCCAGACCCGCAACGAACTCGCCGTCATCGACCCGACCACCCTCCACATCACCCGCCGGGTGCCCCTGCCCGGCTGCGACCACGACCACGGACTCACCCTTGACTCCGCCGACCGACTCGCCTTCGTCGCCTGCGACGGCAACGCCCGCCTGCTCACCCTGGACCTGGCCACGTGGCGCGTCACCGGCACCGACGAGGTCGGCCAGGACCCCGACGTGCTCGCCTACGATGCCCCCGCCCGTCACCTCTACGTCGCAGCGGAGTCCGGCTGGGTCACCACCGCCGACACCCATGACCGACACCTGACCGTCACCGGCCGCGCCCACCTCGCCGACGGCGCCCACGTCGTCGCCGTCGACCCCACCACGCACCTCAGCTACTACCCGGTTCCGCACGGCTCCGGCGGACACCCGGCGCTGCTCGTGTACCGGCCGGGAACATGA
- a CDS encoding DUF1259 domain-containing protein: MSPRSLTKPAAGTAAALLLVTGAGLLTGCGTQTRSTADNAMNAAAIQTDAPHGHLQQPVQTTEKDWKPVADALGRTGTLMKGTVYHIALPRKDLKVTTEGVAIKPGLSLGGYANFAKYHDGTMLMGDLVVTEDELPKVTDALQAAGIEQTALHKHLLQQSPAIWWTHVHAMGDPVKLAQGLKSALDATAIPPASPPPPTQPPIALDTAGIDKALGRKGTTDGGIYKFTVARNQTVNDGTHVLPPALGLTTGINFQPLGGNKAAINGDFVMTAPEVQKVIQALRKGNIDIVELHNHSLTDQPRLFYLHYWATADGVTLAKALRPALEATDPAPAS, from the coding sequence ATGTCACCCCGTTCGCTCACCAAGCCGGCCGCAGGAACGGCGGCCGCGCTCCTGCTGGTGACGGGCGCCGGCCTGCTGACAGGCTGCGGCACCCAGACGAGAAGTACCGCCGACAACGCCATGAACGCGGCAGCGATACAGACCGATGCCCCACACGGCCACCTTCAGCAGCCCGTGCAGACCACGGAGAAGGACTGGAAGCCGGTCGCTGACGCCCTCGGCCGCACCGGAACGCTGATGAAGGGCACCGTCTACCACATCGCGCTGCCCCGCAAGGACCTCAAGGTCACCACCGAGGGCGTCGCGATCAAGCCGGGCCTGTCGCTCGGCGGCTACGCGAACTTCGCCAAGTACCACGACGGCACCATGCTCATGGGCGACCTGGTCGTCACCGAGGACGAACTGCCCAAGGTCACCGACGCGCTCCAGGCCGCAGGCATCGAGCAGACCGCCCTGCACAAGCACCTGCTCCAGCAGTCCCCGGCCATCTGGTGGACCCACGTCCACGCCATGGGCGACCCGGTGAAACTCGCCCAGGGCCTGAAGTCCGCGCTGGACGCCACCGCCATACCGCCGGCCTCGCCGCCCCCGCCCACCCAGCCGCCCATCGCGCTGGACACCGCCGGCATCGACAAGGCGCTCGGCCGCAAGGGCACCACCGACGGCGGCATCTACAAGTTCACCGTCGCCCGCAACCAGACCGTCAATGACGGCACCCATGTGCTGCCTCCTGCCCTCGGCCTGACCACCGGCATCAACTTCCAGCCGCTCGGCGGCAACAAGGCGGCCATCAACGGCGACTTCGTCATGACCGCACCCGAGGTGCAGAAGGTCATCCAGGCGCTGCGGAAGGGCAACATCGACATAGTCGAGCTGCACAACCACTCCCTGACCGACCAGCCCCGCCTGTTCTACCTGCACTACTGGGCCACCGCCGACGGAGTCACCTTGGCCAAGGCCCTGCGCCCGGCCCTGGAGGCGACCGACCCGGCTCCCGCCTCATGA
- a CDS encoding response regulator transcription factor produces the protein MRILVVEDEPKMRDLLQRALTEEGYAVDTAADGPQALALTDVAAYDAMVLDVMLPGPDGFEVCATLRRRGIWLPVLMLTARDAVTDRVQGLDGGADDYLTKPFSLDELMARLRALIRRGPVERPTVLTAGDLSLDPATRTVRRGDEEVPLTAKEYALLEALLHRPGTVLTRAVLVEHCWDLGTSPGSNVVDAHIKALRDKIDRPYGTRAVETVRGAGYRIRRDGGRPSTRTS, from the coding sequence ATGCGGATCCTGGTGGTTGAGGACGAGCCCAAGATGCGGGACCTGCTGCAACGGGCCCTGACCGAGGAGGGCTACGCCGTCGATACAGCCGCCGACGGCCCGCAGGCCCTCGCCCTCACTGATGTCGCCGCCTACGACGCGATGGTGCTGGACGTGATGCTGCCCGGCCCGGACGGCTTCGAGGTGTGCGCGACTCTCCGGCGACGCGGTATCTGGCTGCCCGTCCTCATGCTCACCGCCAGGGACGCCGTCACCGACCGCGTACAGGGCCTCGACGGCGGCGCCGACGACTACCTCACCAAGCCCTTCAGCCTGGACGAACTGATGGCCCGGCTACGCGCCCTGATCCGACGCGGACCCGTCGAACGCCCCACCGTCCTGACCGCCGGCGACCTGTCCCTGGACCCGGCCACCCGAACCGTGCGGCGCGGCGACGAGGAGGTGCCCCTGACCGCCAAGGAGTACGCCCTCTTGGAGGCACTCCTGCACCGGCCCGGCACCGTACTGACCCGCGCCGTGCTCGTCGAGCACTGCTGGGACCTGGGCACCAGCCCCGGCTCCAACGTGGTCGACGCCCACATCAAGGCCCTGCGTGACAAGATCGACCGACCCTACGGCACCCGCGCCGTCGAAACCGTGCGCGGCGCCGGATACCGGATCCGCCGCGACGGCGGCCGTCCCTCCACCCGCACGTCATGA
- a CDS encoding sensor histidine kinase, whose translation MNRIPLRIRLTAIFAAVMALVLTGAGYLTLSRFRESQAEYGAATGIAHQAQQEALDDLLRELLTALPIVFVLATIGAYLLAAAALRPVERMRTQAAAVTEDTPEYRLDVPPSRDEIARLATTLNDMLTRLQTALDHERLFVADASHELRTPLSLLRTEIELALRHPREATELHAALVSAHEETERLVQLAEDLLLLARTDRRDTSAGSAVPDLAPLLHRVAARLRNGSPDKSITVGCPAGLAAAVPNDRLDRAVTNLIHNAQQHGRGPVEVTVRPGEKCIRIEVRDQGPGFPPDFLPHAFDRFTQADRSRATSGTGLGLAITAAIARAAGGQYGAFNHPEGGAVVWITLPPLPQPPGTA comes from the coding sequence ATGAACCGCATCCCGCTCCGTATCCGCCTCACCGCGATCTTCGCCGCCGTGATGGCGCTGGTCCTGACCGGCGCCGGCTACCTCACCCTCAGCCGCTTCCGCGAATCCCAGGCCGAGTACGGCGCCGCCACCGGCATCGCCCACCAGGCCCAGCAGGAAGCCCTCGACGACCTGCTGCGCGAACTGCTCACTGCCCTGCCCATCGTGTTCGTGCTGGCCACCATCGGCGCCTACCTGCTGGCCGCTGCGGCCCTGCGCCCGGTGGAACGCATGCGCACCCAGGCCGCCGCCGTCACCGAGGACACCCCCGAGTACCGCCTCGACGTACCACCCAGCCGCGACGAGATCGCCCGCCTCGCCACCACCCTCAACGACATGCTCACACGCCTCCAGACCGCCCTCGACCACGAACGCCTCTTCGTCGCCGACGCCAGCCACGAACTACGCACCCCGCTCAGCCTCCTGCGCACCGAGATCGAACTCGCCCTCCGCCATCCCCGCGAGGCCACCGAACTGCACGCCGCCCTCGTCTCCGCACACGAGGAGACCGAACGGCTGGTCCAACTCGCCGAGGACCTGTTGCTCTTGGCCCGCACCGACCGCCGCGACACGTCGGCCGGGTCAGCCGTGCCCGATCTGGCCCCGCTTCTGCATCGCGTGGCTGCCCGCCTGCGCAACGGCTCCCCCGACAAGTCCATCACCGTCGGCTGCCCCGCTGGGCTGGCCGCCGCAGTCCCCAACGACCGCCTGGATCGGGCGGTGACGAACCTGATCCACAACGCTCAGCAGCACGGCCGCGGCCCCGTCGAAGTGACCGTCCGCCCCGGCGAGAAGTGCATCCGCATCGAGGTCCGCGACCAGGGCCCCGGCTTCCCGCCCGACTTCCTTCCCCACGCCTTCGACCGCTTCACCCAGGCCGACCGCTCCCGCGCCACCAGTGGCACCGGCCTCGGACTGGCGATCACGGCCGCCATCGCCCGCGCCGCCGGCGGCCAGTACGGCGCCTTCAACCACCCCGAGGGCGGCGCCGTCGTATGGATCACTCTCCCGCCCCTTCCGCAGCCACCCGGGACCGCTTGA